In Prosthecobacter fusiformis, the sequence GCGGCCATCGTGAAGGCAGGTTTCACCGTCATGACCGGCGGTGGCCCCGGCATCATGGAGGCAGCCAATCGCGGGGCAAAAGATGTGGGCGGCCGCAGTGTCGGCTGCAACATTGAACTGCCCTTTGAGCAGAGCCACAATCCCTACCTGGACCGCTGGGTGACGATGAAATACTTCTTTGTTCGCAAAGTGCTGCTCATGAAATACAGCTACGGATTCGTCATCATGCCCGGCGGCTTCGGCACCCTGGACGAGGCCTTTGAAGCGCTGACGCTCATCCAGACCAAGAAAGTCCGAAACTTCCCCGTCGTCATCATGGGTACCGAGTTTTGGGGAGACCTTCGCGCCCTGGTGGACAGCATGGTCACCAACGGCACCATCAGCCCGGAGGACCTAAACCTCATCTGCTGGACGGACAGTGTGGAGGAAGCCATCGCCCACCTGGAAGAACGGGCCGTCAAACAATTCGGCCTGACCTGCGAGGTGCCGCCCCGCTCTAGCTCCTGGCTGTGGGAAAAAGGCCTGTAACCGGCTTGTCTAAAGCGCCCTTTCGAGGGCGCTTTCTAGATGGTAAATCCCGACAGCAATTTTCACAAAGAAGTAAAAACGCAGGTGATTAGCAAAGGGCACTTGAGGCCGTCTTGCGCAAAAACATCTCCGTCCCCAAGCCCAACGGGCTTACGTAATTGAGCCCAGGATTGGCACAATCCTGGGGACAGGACCCGCAGGCGCCTTCAATCCGCGAACCCCAACGGGGTTCAGTCCTGAAACGACAGCGAAATCATCATGGCAGGATGACGCCGCTCACACCGACTCCCGGCAATTGCTCAGCAGCGCATGCAGGTAACCGGCGATTTCATCAAAGGCGGTCTTATAATCCGATTCTTCCAGGCAGATCAGCTCGGCACGGGCTTCATTCAGCATGTTTTGCGCAAAGGTGACTGCACGCTCAATGGCCCCTTCATAGTCAGCGATGCCGGC encodes:
- a CDS encoding TIGR00730 family Rossman fold protein codes for the protein MPTPTMHDKEGRPGAAAPSPQPPPQAPSEKQIQQAFCHRLVDRALLQGPNHRLTELRILFSVIGDFLRGFRGLHFVGPCITVFGSARFQEDHPHYQKAREIGAAIVKAGFTVMTGGGPGIMEAANRGAKDVGGRSVGCNIELPFEQSHNPYLDRWVTMKYFFVRKVLLMKYSYGFVIMPGGFGTLDEAFEALTLIQTKKVRNFPVVIMGTEFWGDLRALVDSMVTNGTISPEDLNLICWTDSVEEAIAHLEERAVKQFGLTCEVPPRSSSWLWEKGL